A window from Spiroplasma endosymbiont of Aspidapion aeneum encodes these proteins:
- a CDS encoding aldolase/citrate lyase family protein, whose product MKGWKRTTTRKHMLFVPADKPAMYRDVIFYKPDTIMFDLEDAISFSEKNSTRILLNQMLQTIDYNTYGIEVCARVNGLDTQWFEEDVKAVINGGVNMIRLPKVESKEDIIAAIAVMEKYEKEFSKDETLIFVAIESAKGVLNANEIVQASKRVVGIALGGMDYLLDLKAEKLPDRTELLYARQHLVHVARANKIDAFDLLFSNTTDDEGFIKEFKFIKALGFTGKSVIHPNQIGLINEVYKPTSKQIEYALEMKKAFDESIKKGVGVFLFRGNMVDKPVIEKQLEIIDLAIEFGLISKGDIK is encoded by the coding sequence ATGAAAGGTTGAAAAAGAACAACAACCAGAAAGCATATGCTATTTGTCCCAGCTGACAAACCTGCAATGTATCGTGATGTTATATTTTATAAACCAGATACAATTATGTTTGACTTAGAAGATGCAATAAGTTTTTCTGAGAAAAATTCAACTAGAATATTGTTAAATCAAATGTTACAAACAATTGATTATAATACATATGGAATTGAAGTTTGTGCGCGTGTTAATGGATTAGATACACAATGATTTGAAGAAGATGTAAAAGCTGTTATTAATGGTGGAGTTAATATGATTAGACTTCCAAAAGTTGAATCAAAAGAAGATATCATTGCTGCTATTGCTGTTATGGAAAAATATGAAAAAGAATTTTCTAAGGATGAAACATTAATATTTGTAGCAATCGAATCTGCTAAAGGTGTATTAAATGCTAATGAGATTGTTCAAGCATCTAAAAGAGTGGTTGGAATTGCTTTAGGTGGAATGGATTATCTTCTAGATTTAAAAGCAGAAAAACTACCAGATCGTACTGAATTATTATACGCTAGACAACATTTAGTTCATGTTGCTAGAGCCAATAAAATTGATGCCTTTGATTTATTGTTTTCAAATACAACAGATGATGAGGGATTTATAAAAGAATTTAAATTTATAAAAGCCTTAGGATTTACAGGAAAATCTGTAATTCATCCAAATCAAATTGGTTTAATCAATGAAGTATATAAACCAACTTCAAAACAAATAGAATATGCTTTAGAAATGAAAAAAGCATTTGATGAATCAATTAAAAAAGGTGTTGGAGTATTCTTGTTTAGAGGTAATATGGTTGATAAACCCGTTATTGAAAAACAATTAGAAATAATTGATCTTGCAATTGAATTTGGATTAATTTCAAAAGGAGATATTAAATAA
- the citF gene encoding citrate lyase subunit alpha, with translation MSRIIDEKTLSQIKNLNYKLTPFKPNENKPKAKHIVRDKIVDMKTAIKNCGLKDGMTISFHHHFRGGDLTVKHVMETIKDLKIKKLTIASSSFTDAHNFLTTYIEDGYVVGLETSGCRDELGRFISSGKCPKPMIIRSHGGRARAIESGDLKIDVAFIAASSSDCLGNSNGTIGKSLCGSLGYAMVDAKYATKTIIITDTIVDYPNQKKSISQSDVDWVVKVDTIGDSKKIVGGEIRLTSAPKEEIIAKNIGKIVTNTSLFQDGFSIQMGSGGASLSAIKVIKEEMIKRNIKASFCLGGITSHQVKLLDEGLVERLIDTQCFDYGAVESISNNANHMEISASEYANPSNKSPFVNKLDYVILSALEVDLDFNVNVITGSDGIIRGASGGHSDTADGAKISIIALPLIRGRISCISEKVNTIITPGNTVDIVVSDFGIAVNPIRTDLIKELKEKNIPLITLSQMKEMAESVIGVAKPIDFDYSKPVAVVEYRDGSVIDVVYKVK, from the coding sequence ATGAGTAGAATAATTGATGAAAAAACTTTATCACAAATAAAAAACTTAAATTATAAATTAACACCATTTAAGCCAAATGAAAATAAACCAAAAGCAAAACATATTGTTAGAGACAAAATTGTAGATATGAAAACTGCAATAAAAAATTGTGGTCTTAAAGATGGAATGACAATATCATTTCATCACCATTTTCGTGGAGGTGATTTAACTGTTAAACATGTAATGGAAACAATCAAAGATTTAAAAATAAAAAAATTAACAATTGCAAGTAGTAGTTTTACAGATGCTCATAACTTTTTAACAACATATATTGAAGATGGTTATGTTGTTGGTTTAGAAACTTCTGGTTGTCGAGATGAATTGGGAAGATTTATATCTTCTGGAAAGTGTCCAAAACCGATGATAATTAGAAGTCACGGTGGAAGAGCTCGCGCTATTGAAAGCGGTGATTTAAAAATTGATGTTGCATTTATTGCAGCATCATCTAGTGATTGTTTGGGAAATTCTAACGGAACAATCGGAAAATCATTATGTGGGTCCTTGGGATATGCTATGGTTGATGCTAAATATGCTACTAAAACAATTATAATTACAGACACCATTGTTGATTATCCAAATCAAAAAAAATCAATTTCTCAATCAGATGTTGATTGAGTTGTTAAGGTTGATACAATTGGTGACTCAAAAAAAATTGTTGGTGGAGAGATTCGTTTAACATCTGCACCAAAAGAAGAAATAATTGCTAAAAATATTGGAAAGATTGTAACCAACACTAGTTTATTTCAGGATGGATTTTCAATTCAAATGGGTTCTGGTGGAGCCTCTCTTTCTGCTATTAAAGTTATTAAAGAAGAGATGATTAAAAGAAATATTAAAGCTTCATTTTGCTTGGGGGGGATAACATCACACCAAGTTAAATTATTGGATGAAGGTCTTGTTGAAAGATTAATTGATACACAATGTTTTGATTATGGCGCAGTAGAATCAATATCAAATAATGCAAATCATATGGAAATATCTGCATCAGAATATGCAAACCCTAGTAATAAATCCCCATTTGTTAATAAGTTAGATTATGTAATTTTATCTGCCCTAGAGGTTGATTTAGATTTTAATGTTAATGTAATTACTGGTTCTGATGGAATTATTAGAGGGGCAAGTGGTGGACACTCAGACACAGCTGATGGAGCTAAAATTTCAATAATTGCACTTCCATTAATTAGAGGAAGAATTAGTTGTATCTCAGAAAAAGTAAATACAATTATTACCCCCGGAAATACAGTTGACATTGTTGTTAGTGACTTTGGTATTGCCGTTAATCCAATACGAACAGATTTAATTAAAGAACTAAAAGAAAAAAATATTCCCTTAATAACATTATCACAAATGAAGGAAATGGCAGAGAGTGTAATTGGAGTAGCTAAACCAATTGATTTTGATTATTCCAAACCCGTTGCTGTTGTCGAGTATCGAGATGGCAGTGTTATCGATGTTGTTTATAAAGTTAAATAG
- a CDS encoding citrate lyase holo-[acyl-carrier protein] synthase, whose translation MLKSLQKILKGKEEKQEIINNLFKKDIYIISLNTNFPGKKKNIPLYKKFFNKIEKQISVKINEIFNPQSFIVIKNNSGITKLYVIDKTNDGVESKLELIAIENNFQNYSKYIDLDLYIKNDKLISRSDLNIANKKCFICNNDAKICTRNKNHSIDELVRFVKNDIYKLLKMR comes from the coding sequence GTGTTAAAAAGTTTACAAAAAATATTAAAAGGAAAAGAAGAAAAACAAGAAATTATAAATAATTTATTTAAAAAAGATATTTATATAATTTCTTTAAACACAAATTTCCCAGGAAAGAAAAAAAATATTCCCCTTTATAAAAAGTTTTTTAATAAAATTGAAAAACAAATATCAGTAAAAATTAATGAAATTTTTAATCCTCAATCATTTATTGTTATTAAAAACAATTCTGGAATAACGAAATTGTATGTTATAGATAAAACCAATGACGGGGTTGAAAGTAAATTAGAACTTATAGCAATAGAAAATAACTTTCAAAACTATTCAAAATATATAGATTTAGATTTATATATTAAAAACGATAAATTAATAAGTAGAAGTGATCTTAATATTGCAAATAAAAAATGTTTTATTTGCAATAATGATGCAAAAATTTGTACAAGAAACAAAAACCATTCTATAGATGAATTGGTAAGATTTGTAAAAAATGATATTTATAAATTATTAAAAATGAGGTAA
- a CDS encoding bifunctional 4-hydroxy-2-oxoglutarate aldolase/2-dehydro-3-deoxy-phosphogluconate aldolase: MSKIKKHLELLEKERISTIIRTDDHDNAYNIVKGSYLGGIKFVEITLTIPKAYELIERCSKEFPDLNIGAGTIFTVDEASKAIKAGATYIVSPVVTIDVLKWANKNDILSALGAVTPTEFYELYKNNAPIIKFYPSTAFPLNYMGIIKNPFPGLKILATGGVNKSNVIELLKNGALAVGVTEELGGAKVGTSLEEITKIAKEYVQIVKSITN; the protein is encoded by the coding sequence ATGAGTAAAATTAAAAAACACTTAGAATTATTAGAAAAAGAAAGAATTTCAACAATTATAAGAACAGATGATCATGATAATGCATATAACATTGTTAAAGGTAGTTATTTAGGAGGAATTAAATTTGTTGAAATAACATTGACAATTCCAAAAGCTTATGAATTAATTGAGAGATGTTCAAAAGAGTTTCCAGATTTAAATATCGGAGCAGGAACAATCTTTACAGTAGATGAGGCTAGTAAAGCAATCAAGGCTGGAGCAACATATATAGTTAGTCCAGTTGTGACTATTGATGTATTGAAATGAGCTAATAAAAATGATATTTTATCAGCGCTTGGGGCAGTTACTCCAACTGAGTTTTATGAACTATATAAAAATAACGCTCCAATTATTAAATTTTATCCTTCAACAGCATTTCCATTAAATTATATGGGAATAATTAAAAATCCATTTCCAGGACTAAAAATATTGGCAACTGGTGGAGTTAATAAATCAAATGTAATAGAATTATTGAAAAACGGAGCGTTAGCTGTTGGTGTTACTGAAGAATTGGGTGGAGCTAAAGTTGGAACCAGTCTTGAAGAAATAACAAAGATAGCAAAAGAATATGTGCAAATAGTAAAAAGCATCACTAACTAA
- a CDS encoding SprT-like domain-containing protein has protein sequence MLNNKISNMENKKTLIIDLIGQLHNVHSQINRILFDNKLKDVNITINGLAKRRVGCSVTLGIYSHLIESDRNIFSNNAQLITINNYALTGDIYQIIAVLIHEMCHQMNHELKIQDTNGKRHNAFFKEMALKAKLNVDRDGWRGYSSTSPTNELLDIINSLDIDRHIFEDIVYFDNYKIIEEKLLEEKIDKEQKLKISREKIVDYSCAKCNYKFRLRQEVNIRCETCNEPLLVEKPYID, from the coding sequence ATGCTTAATAATAAAATTTCAAATATGGAAAATAAAAAAACCTTAATAATTGATCTTATTGGTCAATTACACAATGTTCATAGTCAGATTAATAGAATATTATTTGACAACAAACTTAAAGATGTTAATATTACAATTAATGGTCTTGCAAAAAGAAGAGTTGGTTGTTCGGTTACACTGGGTATATATAGTCATCTGATAGAATCTGATCGAAATATTTTTTCAAATAATGCTCAATTAATAACTATTAATAACTATGCGCTAACTGGAGATATCTATCAAATAATAGCTGTTCTTATCCACGAAATGTGTCACCAAATGAATCATGAACTTAAAATTCAAGATACAAACGGAAAAAGACATAATGCATTTTTTAAGGAAATGGCACTTAAAGCTAAGCTTAACGTTGATAGAGATGGATGAAGAGGATATTCTTCAACATCCCCAACTAATGAACTATTGGACATAATTAACAGTCTTGATATAGATAGACACATTTTTGAAGATATTGTATATTTTGATAACTACAAAATTATTGAAGAAAAACTATTGGAGGAGAAAATAGATAAAGAACAAAAATTGAAGATATCAAGAGAAAAAATAGTTGATTATAGTTGTGCAAAATGCAACTATAAATTTAGACTTCGTCAAGAGGTGAATATTAGGTGTGAAACTTGTAATGAACCACTATTAGTTGAAAAACCCTATATCGACTAG
- a CDS encoding DUF3800 domain-containing protein: MDIKEVYIFLDESGNPMKSSFFTVGGIIIDALINRKNIGRNIKKIENTIMKKYPNNNECKWSILESLEERKYIFENIINFGQVNISITADQKKYRKIKNNQNSPISCNLYFNYLVKILLSNYIGFNDNRNIKFYIMCDNRGISDKGLKSLEDYLNVEIKTNLNFKGEYNFIVKYKKSHDQPLIRYADYYSGMINSLFKYQSRNYDRWDEGIDDVFKIISKKVDFKCYTFYAEVPDVIRRQNFSYK; this comes from the coding sequence ATGGATATAAAAGAAGTTTATATATTTTTAGATGAGAGTGGTAACCCTATGAAAAGTTCATTTTTTACGGTTGGGGGAATTATTATTGATGCATTAATTAACAGAAAAAATATTGGTAGAAATATTAAGAAAATTGAAAATACTATAATGAAAAAATATCCTAACAATAATGAATGCAAATGAAGTATTCTTGAATCTTTAGAGGAAAGAAAATATATTTTTGAAAATATAATAAATTTTGGTCAAGTTAATATATCAATAACAGCTGACCAAAAAAAGTATAGAAAAATTAAAAATAATCAAAATAGTCCAATATCTTGTAATCTATACTTTAATTATCTTGTAAAAATTTTACTTAGCAATTACATTGGATTTAATGACAATAGAAATATCAAATTTTATATTATGTGTGATAATAGAGGTATATCAGATAAAGGTCTCAAAAGCCTTGAAGACTACTTAAATGTTGAAATAAAAACAAATCTCAATTTTAAGGGCGAATATAATTTTATTGTAAAATATAAAAAATCACACGACCAGCCACTTATTAGGTATGCTGATTATTATAGTGGAATGATTAATTCTTTATTCAAATATCAATCTAGAAATTATGATCGGTGAGACGAAGGTATAGACGATGTTTTTAAAATTATCTCAAAAAAAGTAGATTTTAAGTGTTATACTTTTTATGCTGAAGTCCCAGATGTAATAAGAAGGCAAAATTTTAGCTATAAATAA
- a CDS encoding DeoR/GlpR family DNA-binding transcription regulator — MLKEERREIIISIVNKNGFVDNRKLAEITNSTIQTIIADVRELSDEGSVIKVYGGAKSINAINHYQLKESFDEEKAKINIEAKNLIGKKATNIINEGDLIFIDTGTTTKKMISYLSNRNVNVVTNGYSIALELMEQDIDVCIIGGTILPSTHATVGELSLKFIDHFYFDKVFIGMNNIDENSYYTTNIQEALIKERVIKNSNKAFILADSSKFNSKNKIKVDIQKKVTLISDKTPHNFKGEVIICNK; from the coding sequence ATGTTAAAAGAAGAGAGAAGAGAAATTATTATATCAATTGTAAATAAAAATGGTTTTGTTGACAATCGAAAACTAGCAGAAATCACAAATTCTACAATTCAAACAATTATTGCAGATGTAAGAGAATTAAGCGATGAAGGCTCTGTTATTAAAGTTTATGGAGGGGCAAAATCAATAAATGCAATCAATCACTATCAATTAAAAGAATCATTTGATGAGGAAAAAGCTAAAATAAATATTGAAGCAAAGAACTTAATAGGAAAAAAAGCAACAAATATTATAAATGAAGGTGACTTGATATTTATAGATACAGGAACAACAACAAAAAAGATGATTAGTTATCTTTCAAATAGAAATGTAAATGTTGTTACAAATGGATATTCAATAGCTCTTGAACTAATGGAACAAGATATTGACGTTTGTATAATTGGGGGAACAATTCTCCCATCAACACATGCAACAGTTGGTGAACTATCATTAAAATTTATTGACCATTTTTATTTTGATAAAGTATTTATTGGAATGAACAATATAGATGAAAATAGTTACTATACAACAAATATTCAAGAAGCATTAATTAAAGAAAGAGTAATTAAAAACTCTAATAAAGCTTTTATTCTGGCTGACTCTTCTAAATTTAACTCTAAAAATAAAATAAAAGTTGATATTCAAAAAAAAGTTACATTAATCTCTGATAAAACCCCCCATAATTTTAAAGGAGAAGTAATAATTTGTAACAAATAA